The nucleotide window TCCGTTCCCCATGCTGGCCGACGTGAAACGTGAACTGTCAGAAGCCCTGGGCATCATTGATCCCGAGGCAGGCGTCGCCCAGCGCGCCGTCTTCATTGTCGACCCGGACGGCATCATCCGCTTCGTCATGGTCACCGACATGAATGTAGGTCGCAATCCGAAAGAAGTGTTGCGGGTCCTGGACGCCCTGCAGACAGATGAACTGTGCCCCTGTAACTGGCAGCAGGGTGAAGAAACCATCACTGTGGAATAATCCCCTCCCGCAGTGGGCGGAGGCCCGCCTCCCCTGGCCTCCGCCATCTTCTTCCCCGACAGCCCGCAGAAGGCGCCAATAGAAAGAGAGTTGAAAGGAATAGTAATGTCAGTACAAAATATTAAATCCCGCCTGCCCGACTATGCAAAGGACACGAAACTTAACCTGTCCACCGTCCTGACGGAAGAAGGCGCGGAAGGTTTAACGCAGAAACAGATTGACGGTATTGCGCTGAGTGCTGCCTATGCTACCAAAAACCAGGCCGTCATTCAGGCCCTGACAATCGAACTGGAAGGCAGGCTCTCAGCAGAAGAAATCAATGCCGCCAAGGCCGCCGCCACTATCATGGGCATGAACAATGTCTATTACCGCTTCACTCATATGGTGCGTGACAAAGACTATCTCGGCATGCCGGCAAAACTGCGGATGAATGTCATCGGCAGGCCGGGCATTGAAAAGGCCGACTTCGAGCTTTACTCCCTGGCCGTGAGCGCCATCAACGGCTGCGGCATGTGTATCGAGGCCCATGTCAACGAAGTGGTCAAAGCCGGCGTATCCAAAGTAGGCGTTCAATCCACCATCCGGATCGCCGCCGTGATCAATGCGGCTGCCCAGGCGATTGTTATTGAAGATTACAGCTAGCCCCCCTCCTTACCCTCCCTCAATGTGACTAGCATAACTGCCCCGCCGATATGCCGGCGGGGCTTTTTTTATGCTTTGCCATAAGTGAATTACACCCTAGACTGGCTCTGTAACCATATCGGGGCAGAGGCATGGCAGAAGAGGCAAAAGAACTGGTTCAGACTGAAGATTTGTCGCTCATTCAGCGCAAAAGATTCATCATTGCCCTTATGATCCTGTTTACCAGCGTATTCCTGTGGGTGATCCAGGGCTATATTATCACGATCCTTATGGCTACTATCTTTGCCGCCCTGTTGCAGCCCGCCTATGATGCATTACGGTCAAAACTGGGGGCGGAACGCCGCGGGATCGCGGCAGGACTTCTATTGTTTCTGGTCATGATCGTGGTCGGGATACCGGTTATCGGACTTTTATCCCTTGCTGCAGCCGAGGGGCTGAAGATCTCCCAGGCCGCCGTCGCCTGGATCAATCTGCAGGTAAACCAGAACGGTACCGTCAATGGGCTGGTGCCGGACTGGGTTCCTTTCGCCGCTGAACTTTCCGCCTATAAGGCCACAATTTTCAGCAAACTGGCAGAATGGGCCGGTACCGCCAGCGGATTTATCATCAGGATTCTTTCGGCCGCCACACAGGGTACGGCCCAGATGCTGGTCGATCTGTTCATTCTGCTTTACGCCATGTTCTTCTTCCTGATCTGGGGACATGGCACTATGGAAGCCATCTACCAGTACCTGCCCCTGGGCGAAAAAGACCGGCAGTTGATCCGCCAGAAGGGCCTTTTCATGTCGCGGGCCATGCTGAAAAGCATTCTGATCATCGGCTCGATCCAGGGGTTCCTGCTTGGACTGGCCTTCTGGGTCTGCGGTATAGATGCCCCTGTCTTCTGGGGCCTGATTGTCGTGCTGATTTCCGCCATTCCCGGCATCGGGTCCGGTATCATCTGGATTCCTGCCGCCGTGTATCTTGTGGCAAGCGGGCAATATGGATATGCGGCCGGGCTGACCTTCTGGGGTATATTGATTATCGGCATGGTGGATAATATTCTCCGCCCCCGCCTGGTGGAGCGGGATACCAAAATGCCGGACCTGCTGGTATTGGTCAGTACCCTTGGCGGGCTGACGGCCTTTGGTGCCGCCGGCATCATACTCGGTCCTGTCCTTGCCGCCGTAATGATCACGGTGCTGGAGATTTACAAGGATGCTTTCAAGGATATCCTGGCCGACCCCGATGGAAACACCTGAGTCTTTCACGGGAGAGGCAGTAATCTGATCTTTTCCATATATACTCCGGCTATTACCGGTGCGTCACAGGACTGTCATTAAATTGTCAAAATAGTCATGTTAATGGAGGGCATTGATTTTACAGGATGTAACGTTCAGGATCAGGACATGTACAGATTTATTCTTTTCTTCAGTTTGCTGTTTTGCCTATCTACCGGTCACGCCCTCGCCGGGGAGGAAGCGACACTCGAGACAAGAGCAGCAGAATTCCTTGAGATGTGTGAAGCTGCAAGTCCGGAACATCGTAATTTCATCAACTGCAGTTGCGGCCGGGATTATATTCTCGACTATCCGAACCAGCTGGTGGCCGCCCGCCAGAAAAAATCAGACGAATTCCGCGACCGGGCACAGACTTACCTGAAACGCATGATCGAGGAACAGGGGGAAGCTATCGGGCAAGAGCTAGCCCCCTATTGCGTACTTGTGACCCGGATGAAAAATAAGGAAGAACTGACCGAGGAAGAAAAACAACAGTTTATTTCTCTGCATGGTTCGATGAAAAAGCGCACCGGGGCAAATGCCGGCGCCTATTGCAGCAGTATGGCCCGGGCCGAACGGGAACTGGTTCTGCCGGACCCGCCCCTGCCCAATGCCAAATTCTTCTGGCGCAATGCCACCCTGCATAAACCCTGCAAAAACCTCAAAGACTATGCCGCTCACCTGTTGAAAGATATACCCGAGGCCCCGGCAGACATCAACGAAGCAGATATTCAGATGGACTATACCCGCGTGATGCGCAGCATGAATGGGCACCATCGTCTTACTCTCGTCTTTACTGTGGCTACGGATCTGGACGAGGCGTCCATCGAGGAACTGCGGCAAACAGTCTTCCAGAGGGGGGCGGACCGCGCCATCAAGCTCAACCTCCATCATGACTGGGAAAATGAAACTGTATTGCAGGCCCTTGAGCTGGAAATTCAGCAGGGGATTGAAACAGCTTTGCAAAGACAGGACACCCTGCATCATATTTACGGTGTGAAACTAAAAAATGTTAGCTGGAGCGACTGACATTTGCCACTGTTGCGGTAAAATCATCGTTTTTTGCGACGAAACCTCCTGACCACCCTGCCGCCAAATGATATCATTTCGGGTGATCTATCTGTCGGTGGGAGGACAAGGTTATGCTCAAACTCACAATCAACAATCAGAAAGTCTCGTTTGACGGCGATGGTGAGATGCCGCTGCTGTGGTATCTGCGGGAACATTTTGGTGCGCTCGGGGTAAAATTCGGTTGCGGCATCGGCGAATGCGGCGCCTGTACTGTCCATATCAACGGCGACGCTCTCAGATCATGCAGCCTGCCAATGGACGCCCTTGAGGATGGCGCGGAAATCACAACGATTGAGGGACTGGCTAAGCATAACAGCTTGCACCCGGTGCAACAGGCCTGGATCGAGCTTGATGTGCCCCAGTGCGGATATTGCCAGGCCGGACAGATTATGGCCGTCAGCAGTTTCCTCAAGGACCACCCTACCCCTACAGACGCCGACATAGACGCCAATATCACGAACATCTGCCGTTGCGGCACCTATACCCGCATCCGCAAGGCCATTCACCGGGCCGCAATACTGATGAGGGAGAAAGTGGATGCCTGAAGCACTTGCTCTCACCCGTCGTCAGATGCTTGGCTATTCCGCCGCCGCAGGATCACTGGTGGTCATGGCACCCTTTTTTCGGCCCGCCAGGGCGCATGGTGCAGAAGTCAGCAATGAACTTCTACAGGCCATCATCCATATCAATCCGGATAATTCGATCCTGATCGAACACCCGGCGCCGGAGATGGGACAGGGTACGGGCACTGCCGAGCCCATGCTCATTGCCGAAGAGCTTGATGCGGACTGGGACAGGGTTAGTGTCAAAACCATGGACCTGATGCTGAAAACAGACAAGGACGGCAATATGGCATGGAAATTCTTCCCCCAGGGAGCTGGCGGTTCTACAAGCATTTCAAGGGGCTTCGATCCCCTGCGCAAGGCCGGCGCCAGCGCCCGCGAACTCCTTCTTCGTGCTGCAGCCAATCGCTGGTCCGTGGAGACCTCAACCCTGAGGACGGAAAAATCATATGTCATCGGGGCGGACAACAAACGCCTGAGTTATGGTGATCTTGCCCGCGATGCGGCGGCCATCACACTCCCGGAAGATTTTGAACCTGTCCTGAAAGACCGCAAGGACTGGAAAATTGTCGGTCAGCCCAAGGCCCACAAATCGGCGCACGATATTGTCACCGGTCAGCCACTCTACTCTATCGATGCCACCTACCCCGGTGTCAGGATCGCCTGCATGGCCCGCTGCCCCTGGCTGGACGGCGAAGTCATTTCTGTTGACGACAGTGAAACACTGAAAGTGCCCGGCGTGATCAAGGTGGTGCATCTGCCGCGTCCGGATCTCGATAAATATTACACCTATCTGGCGGCCGGTGTGGCCGTCATTGCCGAAACATTCTGGGCGGCCAAAAAAGGCCGGGACCTGCTGAAGATCGAATGGGACAAAGGTCCCTATGCGAACGAATCCACGGACAGCCTTGATCAACATTGCTCCGACTTGCTGGACACCACCGGACAGATCGTCCGTCATGACGGCAATTTCCCGGAGGCCCTGACCAAAGCGGACAAGGTGATCAGGAAACGTTACCGACTGCCTTATGTTTCCCATGCACAATTGGAACCACAGAGCGCCATCGCCCATGTTCAGGCTGATAAATGCACCCTGATCGGGCCTTTCCAGTTTCCTTCCAGCGCCTCCCGCATAGCCAATGGCCTGACCGGAATTGACCGCATGAATATCGAGGTAAAAGTGCCCCGGCTCGGCGGCGGGTTCGGACGACGGCTGACGGCTGACCACGGCGCGGAGGCCGTGGCTATATCCAAGGCCGCAGGCCTGCCTGTCAAGGTCATGTGGACCCGGGAGGATGACCTGAGCCATGACTTTTACCGGCCTGGCGGGCACCATGAAATGATCGCCGCTTTTGATAAAGACGGCAAACTCACCGCCTGGGCACACCGGCTCGCAAGCCCGTCCAAATATTATCGCCGTCCCGTCCCCGAGGATGAGTGGTGGGAATCCGACCTCTATGTTGACGACTTTCCGGCCGGGCTTGTGGATAATCTGCAAGTGGAATTTCATTCGGCCAAATCGGGTATGCCGCGGGGCAGCTGGCGGGCGCCAGCCCATACCGCCAATGCCTTTGTCATCAACAGCTTCATGGATGAACTGGCCGAGGAACTGGGTGAGGATCCACTGGACCTGCATCTGCGGCTTCTGGGCCCGGCAAAAGAACTGCCTTACGGCCAGCATGGCGGACCGGTTTTTGACACAGGCCGGCTGACAACTGTGTTAAAGACAGTCGCCGACAAAGCAGGCTGGGGCCGGAAAATGCCACAAGGCCGGGCCCTCGGGCTGGCCGGTCATTTTACCTTCGGCGGTTATGTCGCCGAGGTGGCGGATGTGGAACTTCTGGCGGAAGGTGAGTTCAGGGTCCACAAGGTCTGGGCCGCCGTCGATATCGGTACTGTCGTCAACCCCAATGGCGTCATCGCCCAGACAGAAGGCGCCATCAATGACGGCCTGAACATGGTGCGAAGGCAGGAAATAAAAGTCGCGGGCGGTCAGGTCATGACAGATAATTTCGACAGCTACCAAATGATGCGCCTGGCCGACAGCGTACCCGATATTGATGTCACCATAATTGACAGCGACAGAGCCCCCTCCGGCATGGGAGAAATGGCGCTGCCGCCGCTTTCGCCTGCCGTCGGCAATGCCATCCGCCGGGCCGGCGGGCCGCGGTTGAGACATCATCCCTTCATCGGGTCGACCTGATCAGTAAAGGCTGTCGCGCACCGCAAGGGCCGTATCAGAGAAATCGCTGAACAGGCCGTCGATACCCATACGGAAATAATATTCATATTCTTCCCGGGGCGTTGTGAACTGCTTTGGCAACTGGTCGTTCCGAAAAGTATAGGGGTGCACCATCAGGCCAAGTTCATGGGCTTTTTTAACCAGGCCATTGTCATTACCCTCTGCATCCAGCAGCATGAATTTCAGCGGCCCGATCCCGTCGGCAAAGGTGGCCACATAGTCCAGGTCATAGTTGGGCACCATGACCTTCATATCGTCCGGCCACAGCAGCATAATCAGCTTCATATCGGTTTTTTGTTTCAGATTTTCCAGGATTTCCGGTTCGAAACTCTGGATAAAGATTTTATCCTCGCGGCTGTCATAGCCATATTTCTTCAGCATGGCAAGCAGAGGTTCCTCGAAATCAAGGCCGATGGATTTGAAATACCCCGGCGCCTTGGTTTCCGGATAGATACCAACTGTTTTTCCGGTCTCCAGCTTAACTTTTTGCACCAGCTGGAGGATTTCCTCGAAGGTGGGAATTTCGAATTTTCCGTCAAATTCCGCCGACCGGCTTTCCCACACCTGCCGGGCCCTGAGCGTCTTCAGTTCGGCCAGGGTGAAATCCTCGACAAACCAGTCCTCCCCTTCATGCCGTTCACGGCCGGTGCGGCTGTCCTGCCTCTTTCTGTCGGCAAATTCCGGATGGCCGGCCACATCTGTGGTGGTGCCGAGATAACGGTCATGGCGGGCCACCATGACCCCGTCCTTTGTCATCACCAGATCCGGTTCGATATAGTCCGCCCCCATATCAATAGCCAGCTGATAGGACGCCAGTGTATGTTCCGGACGGTAACCGCTGGCGCCGCGATGGGCAATGATGACGGGCTTTTCGCCGGTCAGGGTCGGGGCAGGTTCATCAGCGACGGACATGGTTGCACAGCTCCAGAAAAGACAGACAAGAATAACACTGTATTTTATCACAACTCAGATCCTCCGCGATGCAGTTTCCTGACTTATGGACGCGGAAGATGACACTGCCGTGAAGGATCAGTCCCATTCAACATGGAAATGCCAGGGAAAAGGGGTGCCGTCGGTCTGGATATGGCCGGCTTCGCCGGGCGCCCGCCGCAGATTTTCCTGCCTGAGCAAGGGTTTCAGAAAGGCCGGCATGGCCGCATGTGAAATATATTCGCCAAAGCAGCGATGCATACCCAGTCCCCAGAGAATATAGTCCTCCGGTGGCCGGTTGATATCGAACTGTTTTGGTGACCGGATCGTCCAGGGATCAAACATGGCCGAAAGGTTGGCGGCAAAAACGAAGGTACCTTTTGGAATCTTCCGCTGCCGCAGGGTCCCTTCCGCCAGCACATAATCCCGGGCAGCGATGCGGAAAATAACCGGGTTCATGGGATTAAAGCGGAAAGCTTCAATGATATATTTCAGCAGTAACTCATCATCATCTGCCAGCGCTGCCACCTGGGCCCCGGCCAGGGCGTCGGGCTTGTCCAGAAACACGTCCAGCACCTTTGCCGTGGCATTGGGAATGGTCGGCAGCATGGCCGTCAGCATGCCGAGGAAATTGTCCCTGACATTGCGGTCCGTCATGGCCGGCATGCCGGCGGCCTGTAATTTCAGGCACCGACCGAGCACGTCATCCTTCTCCGGGCCGGACTTCCGTTCCGAAATCAACGGATCAAGATAGGCCCGAAGTTCCGCCGCCGCCTGCAGGGCTGGCTCCTTTACCGCCGAGGCCTCGGAAAAATCAAAAAAGATATAGCGGAACATGGCATGGGTCCACTGGATCATTTTTTCCGGCGACGGCCCGGGGGCGCCAAAATATTCACCGACAAGCCTCGCCATCACCGGCAGGGTCAATTGTTGCGGCAGGTCAAGCTTCCCCCCTGCCCCGGAAATGACCCTCTCTGCCTCGCGGGAGATATACGGGGTGATAATTTTCGGAATATCATCGCGGTTGGCGGCCAGGCGCAAGTCACTGACATTATTGGTGTATCCCGGACTGTCCTGCATGCCGAGAAAGAAATTCCCGCCATCGGTCAGAGCGGCCATCTTCGGCGCATAGGCGGTGTGAAAAACCTTGTCGCCATAAACGACTTCCTTCACGTCCTCTGCCGCAGTGACCAGGGCCGTACCGGTATTCTCGTATGCTGTGATCAGTTTCTTTTTCAGCACTATCGTCGGCAGGAAAGCCCGAAGAAACATCAGGCCGGCATGCTGCACCCCGACCGAGCCCAGCTTGTCGGCCATAGATCCCTTGCCCAGGATCATCTCCTTGATCAGCCACAGCAGATTCCACAGTCCATAGAACCAGACATAGACGGTTTTCAGAATGTTTCTGATTACATTGTAGATACAGGACAGGACCGAACGTAAGGGTGCAATTATAAATTCCAAGATTTCCTCCTGCCTCAGATGTTATTATATGGTGGAAACCGCATTGTTACTGATCATTCTCAATGCGGTCAGGCTCGGGGTAAAGAAATAATCCCCGCCGCGTGTCTCCACAAAGCGGGGGATATCGGCACAGATGAACGGCGGTTTGTCGCCGTCCGGATCATTCTGGATCACCGCCTGGGTGGTGCCGTCGTTGTTGCCTACCAATATATCCCTGTCATTTCCCTGGATGAAATCATTACCGTAATTCATCCATTGCTGCTGAACAAATTCGAACTGTCGTTCAATGCTGGCATTGAGGGACATGAAGATAATGCCATGTTCGTCATTGTCTTTTCCCAGTTTATCGAAAGGAGTGGCTTCGCCATACGGCAGGCCGCGACGCAATATCCGCCGCCGGTTGGTCAATTGCCCCTGAAAGCCAAGTGCATCCCGGGGATTGGCCCGGCGGACATGGGCGCCCAGAGGACAGCGTGCGCCCTCACCATCATTATGGTAGCTGAAGTCATTGTTTTTCATTGGATTATTGAGGATTTCCGGATTTTCACCATAAGGAGACAGCTCCACCGGCGTACCGTCCAGCCAGCGTCCGGCCATTTTGGCCGCCAGGATTTCCCAGCCCTTGACTTCCCTGCCGTCCGCATGGCGATAGTTCGACATATCCAGGGTTCTTTCATATTTTTTCCCCTGCGCCGTCAGATATTTGCGGAAAGTCGCCACATTCTGATGAAGTTTGCGATAGGCCATAAATGTACCGTTGCGGCTCAGTAAATGGGGTACAGGCGCCAGCGGCAACTCCTGGGCCTCGTCAGGATAGCCCAGAACAAATTCCCCGGCTGCCAGCGGCACCCATCGGCCATCAGGCAGCTGTTTGCCCCGCCCCGGCACCTGCATCGGCTTGAGGTCCATGCCCGAAAAGGCCGGATTTCCAATCCCGTCCGTAAAACCGAAATGTTCCTTGGCACATGGATGGCCATCATAAAACAGGACATTGCCGTCCTGCTCTCCCAGCCTTTCTATGCTGCCGTTGACTTCCCACAGATGTTTCAGGGCTTCATAATGATCATGGAGATATTTCTTTTCGGGTTCGCTGATCGATGACAATTCCCTGATCGGGGTAACCGTGCGGGCGTTGATGGTCAGCAGAATATGGACATCCTCCTGCCAGCAGTCATCCCACTTTTCCGGTGCGCTGGTACCGGTATCGCCAAGGATATCTGCCCGCGCCTTCATGCCCTCCTGAAATGCAACGGGAAAGGTGCGCAGACTGCTCTGGGGAATTCCCAGTGCCGCAAGTCCCTTATAGGTGAAGGATATATTGGTCGTGGCCTCCGGTTTTTCGCCATCCTCCCACAATTCACCC belongs to Emcibacter sp. and includes:
- a CDS encoding (2Fe-2S)-binding protein — encoded protein: MLKLTINNQKVSFDGDGEMPLLWYLREHFGALGVKFGCGIGECGACTVHINGDALRSCSLPMDALEDGAEITTIEGLAKHNSLHPVQQAWIELDVPQCGYCQAGQIMAVSSFLKDHPTPTDADIDANITNICRCGTYTRIRKAIHRAAILMREKVDA
- a CDS encoding AI-2E family transporter, with the translated sequence MAEEAKELVQTEDLSLIQRKRFIIALMILFTSVFLWVIQGYIITILMATIFAALLQPAYDALRSKLGAERRGIAAGLLLFLVMIVVGIPVIGLLSLAAAEGLKISQAAVAWINLQVNQNGTVNGLVPDWVPFAAELSAYKATIFSKLAEWAGTASGFIIRILSAATQGTAQMLVDLFILLYAMFFFLIWGHGTMEAIYQYLPLGEKDRQLIRQKGLFMSRAMLKSILIIGSIQGFLLGLAFWVCGIDAPVFWGLIVVLISAIPGIGSGIIWIPAAVYLVASGQYGYAAGLTFWGILIIGMVDNILRPRLVERDTKMPDLLVLVSTLGGLTAFGAAGIILGPVLAAVMITVLEIYKDAFKDILADPDGNT
- a CDS encoding carboxymuconolactone decarboxylase family protein, which gives rise to MSVQNIKSRLPDYAKDTKLNLSTVLTEEGAEGLTQKQIDGIALSAAYATKNQAVIQALTIELEGRLSAEEINAAKAAATIMGMNNVYYRFTHMVRDKDYLGMPAKLRMNVIGRPGIEKADFELYSLAVSAINGCGMCIEAHVNEVVKAGVSKVGVQSTIRIAAVINAAAQAIVIEDYS
- a CDS encoding glycerophosphodiester phosphodiesterase family protein, which encodes MSVADEPAPTLTGEKPVIIAHRGASGYRPEHTLASYQLAIDMGADYIEPDLVMTKDGVMVARHDRYLGTTTDVAGHPEFADRKRQDSRTGRERHEGEDWFVEDFTLAELKTLRARQVWESRSAEFDGKFEIPTFEEILQLVQKVKLETGKTVGIYPETKAPGYFKSIGLDFEEPLLAMLKKYGYDSREDKIFIQSFEPEILENLKQKTDMKLIMLLWPDDMKVMVPNYDLDYVATFADGIGPLKFMLLDAEGNDNGLVKKAHELGLMVHPYTFRNDQLPKQFTTPREEYEYYFRMGIDGLFSDFSDTALAVRDSLY
- a CDS encoding xanthine dehydrogenase family protein molybdopterin-binding subunit; this encodes MPEALALTRRQMLGYSAAAGSLVVMAPFFRPARAHGAEVSNELLQAIIHINPDNSILIEHPAPEMGQGTGTAEPMLIAEELDADWDRVSVKTMDLMLKTDKDGNMAWKFFPQGAGGSTSISRGFDPLRKAGASARELLLRAAANRWSVETSTLRTEKSYVIGADNKRLSYGDLARDAAAITLPEDFEPVLKDRKDWKIVGQPKAHKSAHDIVTGQPLYSIDATYPGVRIACMARCPWLDGEVISVDDSETLKVPGVIKVVHLPRPDLDKYYTYLAAGVAVIAETFWAAKKGRDLLKIEWDKGPYANESTDSLDQHCSDLLDTTGQIVRHDGNFPEALTKADKVIRKRYRLPYVSHAQLEPQSAIAHVQADKCTLIGPFQFPSSASRIANGLTGIDRMNIEVKVPRLGGGFGRRLTADHGAEAVAISKAAGLPVKVMWTREDDLSHDFYRPGGHHEMIAAFDKDGKLTAWAHRLASPSKYYRRPVPEDEWWESDLYVDDFPAGLVDNLQVEFHSAKSGMPRGSWRAPAHTANAFVINSFMDELAEELGEDPLDLHLRLLGPAKELPYGQHGGPVFDTGRLTTVLKTVADKAGWGRKMPQGRALGLAGHFTFGGYVAEVADVELLAEGEFRVHKVWAAVDIGTVVNPNGVIAQTEGAINDGLNMVRRQEIKVAGGQVMTDNFDSYQMMRLADSVPDIDVTIIDSDRAPSGMGEMALPPLSPAVGNAIRRAGGPRLRHHPFIGST
- a CDS encoding Dyp-type peroxidase, producing the protein MSHILELTDIQGNVVLAYKFPLSRYILLKVNDEAGGREFLQRVLPHITSGELWEDGEKPEATTNISFTYKGLAALGIPQSSLRTFPVAFQEGMKARADILGDTGTSAPEKWDDCWQEDVHILLTINARTVTPIRELSSISEPEKKYLHDHYEALKHLWEVNGSIERLGEQDGNVLFYDGHPCAKEHFGFTDGIGNPAFSGMDLKPMQVPGRGKQLPDGRWVPLAAGEFVLGYPDEAQELPLAPVPHLLSRNGTFMAYRKLHQNVATFRKYLTAQGKKYERTLDMSNYRHADGREVKGWEILAAKMAGRWLDGTPVELSPYGENPEILNNPMKNNDFSYHNDGEGARCPLGAHVRRANPRDALGFQGQLTNRRRILRRGLPYGEATPFDKLGKDNDEHGIIFMSLNASIERQFEFVQQQWMNYGNDFIQGNDRDILVGNNDGTTQAVIQNDPDGDKPPFICADIPRFVETRGGDYFFTPSLTALRMISNNAVSTI
- a CDS encoding cytochrome P450 → MEFIIAPLRSVLSCIYNVIRNILKTVYVWFYGLWNLLWLIKEMILGKGSMADKLGSVGVQHAGLMFLRAFLPTIVLKKKLITAYENTGTALVTAAEDVKEVVYGDKVFHTAYAPKMAALTDGGNFFLGMQDSPGYTNNVSDLRLAANRDDIPKIITPYISREAERVISGAGGKLDLPQQLTLPVMARLVGEYFGAPGPSPEKMIQWTHAMFRYIFFDFSEASAVKEPALQAAAELRAYLDPLISERKSGPEKDDVLGRCLKLQAAGMPAMTDRNVRDNFLGMLTAMLPTIPNATAKVLDVFLDKPDALAGAQVAALADDDELLLKYIIEAFRFNPMNPVIFRIAARDYVLAEGTLRQRKIPKGTFVFAANLSAMFDPWTIRSPKQFDINRPPEDYILWGLGMHRCFGEYISHAAMPAFLKPLLRQENLRRAPGEAGHIQTDGTPFPWHFHVEWD